In Humulus lupulus chromosome 7, drHumLupu1.1, whole genome shotgun sequence, the following are encoded in one genomic region:
- the LOC133791447 gene encoding secreted RxLR effector protein 161-like, translating to MDNVPYASGVGSLMYAMVCARPDLAQAMCIVSKFISNPGESHWEALKWILRYIKDTLDVGLIYDSSFTNKDEVVGYVDSDYAGCLDTRRSTTGYVFIAQGGCINWKATLQKVVALSSTEAEYMAVTEAIDNSTK from the coding sequence ATGGATAATGTACCCTATGCTAGCGGGGttgggagcctaatgtatgcgaTGGTATGTGCTCGGCCTGATTTGGCTCAAGCAATGTGCATTGTTAGCAAGTTTATTTCTAACCCTGGAGAATCTCACTGGGAAGCTCTTAAATGGATTCTGAGATATATCAAAGACACTCTTGATGTTGGGTTAATCTATGATTCAAGCTTTACTAACAAAGATGAAGTGGTTGGTTATGTTGACTCTGATTATGCAGGATGTCTAGACACTCGAAGATCTACCACTGGTTATGTTTTTATAGCTCAAGGTGGATGCATTAACTGGAAAGCTACACTACAGAAAGTGGTTGCTCTGTCCTCAACCGAGGCAGAATATATGGCTGTAACTGAGgctattgataactctacaaaatag